Proteins from a genomic interval of Lolium perenne isolate Kyuss_39 chromosome 1, Kyuss_2.0, whole genome shotgun sequence:
- the LOC127304025 gene encoding uncharacterized protein isoform X5: MCGEHGWEQSAGAGKPRPTHQSTRAQLAASVMQAWSHLVSSAVDLDASPLVLPCCYHGSHQGLHCYPILCAYGCPQRVLPVCLDLKQVQDNISTDSEGSGSCRALMLAMFRNKVLVRAGPSSSSTPPPPFLLRQVSFSTDAPSVDIEILCCRLSRRHRLACLPQPPADALLVYQRCQSAAAAEAASEIAAAFLDASVGEEEEVVCSGALVAKAVECGLRCLMLERGWRFVGGSIFVDSTFAASEERTDLRALNVEVRSGLNDDYEFVVSPDAFRFTALKISDVASSSVMETFQRTEEVSLDGCSPLTACAILPTLQEGHVIGFSKLLPSGQSLDNFTELCSVKHGLEMNYSYHAAVKLTCGVSWEKQWLPSPLVLQGSGLQPALKSVRASKAMSSLQFFVELLTAWNFFGQNQFVVKEQLLVSCTTILPTWDKAISKLSVQTARTDNSEDLGLVHTSFMAKDQSLNLDFRTPKPAVFCSSSAKVHELPRCMDDDGTSNGTRSTNHFFPSQPIVLTSSSKSQVTLLKPSFSRSKRANENKTRCSSEQSYADSSNKTGLPKPSHRSSPKASHANPINSSSAILVNQVIQVSVHPKRKRAEFLENSDKGETAKVHQKDCCERRNLDTIKSKDYTTDVPHDTKLMLDIKDVLSAKTIETKSKTMVGKDEINFMTKSKRKPAVVKEELTKKVIDHQKDVTQKVAKAKTVLAKDELTLTAKTKTKPDVNKNESAEKVIDHHKRGEMRLLTVAELKCFLSIKKAKVGGTKEVLIQRANELLS, encoded by the exons ATGTGCGGGGAGCATGGATGGGAGCAAAGTGCGGGAGCAGGCAAGCCCCGTCCGACTCATCAGTCCACTCGCGCACAACTAGCGGCGTCCGTCATGCAAGCTTGGTCGCACTTGGTGTCCTCTGCCGTTGATCTTGATGCCTCCCCGCTTGTTCTCCCGTGCTGCTACCATGGATCTCATCAAG GTTTGCATTGTTATCCAATCCTTTGTGCCTATGGTTGCCCTCAACGTGTGCTACCTGTTTGCCTGGACTTGAAACAAGTACAAGATAACATCTCTACGG ATTCAGAAGGTTCTGGGAGTTGTCGCGCACTCATGCTCGCCATGTTCCGCAACAAGGTCCTCGTGcgcgccggcccctcctcctcctccacaccaCCGCCGCCGTTCCTCCTCCGCCAGGTGTCCTTCTCCACCGACGCTCCATCCGTCGACATCGAAATCCTCTGCTGCAGGCTGTCCCGCCGCCACCGTCTCGCGTGCCTACCCCAGCCCCCAGCCGACGCCCTCCTAGTCTACCAG AGATGCCAGTCTGCTGCGGCCGCGGAGGCGGCCTCCGAAATCGCGGCAGCCTTCCTGGACGCGTCA GTtggtgaggaggaggaggtggtgtgtTCGGGCGCACTGGTTGCAAAAGCAGTTGAGTGTGGACTGCGATGTTTGATGCTCGAGCGTGGATGGAGGTTTGTTGGGGGGAGCATATTCGTCGACTCCACATTTGCTGCGAGCGAGGAGAGGACTGATCTGCGCGCGTTGAATGTG GAAGTCAGATCTGGACTAAATGATGATTACGAGTTTGTTGTCTCACCTGATGCATTTCGGTTTACTGCACTTAAG ATCTCTGATGTTGCTAGCTCCAGTGTGATGGAAACATTCCAACGCACTGAGGAAGTAAGTTTGGATGGTTGTAGCCCCCTGACAGCTTGTGCAATTCTTCCAACATTACAGGAAGGTCATGTGATAG GTTTTAGCAAATTACTTCCTTCAGGGCAGAGCTTGGACAACTTTACGGAGCTTTGCTCAGTTAAG CATGGTTTAGAGATGAACTATAGTTATCATGCAGCAGTCAAACTGACATGTGGAGTTTCCTGGGAGAAGCAATG GTTGCCCTCTCCATTAGTCCTCCAAGGTTCAGGGCTTCAACCTGCCCTAAAATCTGTTAGAGCATCAAAGGCAATGTCTTCCTTGCAGTTCTTTGTAGAATTGTTGACAG CTTGGAATTTCTTTGGTCAGAATCAATTTGtagttaag GAACAATTGCTAGTTAGCTGCACGACAATTCTGCCTACTTGGGACAAAGCCATAAGTAAATTGTCAGTGCAGACTGCAAGAACTGACAATTCAGAGGATCTTGGTTTAGTTCATACAAGTTTTATGGCCAAAGACCAATCACTGAATCTAG ATTTCCGCACCCCAAAACCAGCTGTCTTCTGCTCTTCGAGTGCCAAAGTTCACGAGCTTCCTCGGTGTATGGATGATGATGGCACTAGCAATGGCACCCGTTCCACCAACCATTTTTTTCCATCACAACCTATTGTCCTAACCAGTTCATCCAAGT CGCAAGTTACATTATTGAAGCCTTCATTCAGCAGAAGTAAACGAGCAAATGAAAACAAAACAAGGTGCTCTTCAG AACAATCTTATGCTGACAGTTCAAACAAAACTGGCCTACCAAAACCATCACACAGAAGTTCTCCTAAGGCAAGCCATGCTAACCCTATCAATTCATCAAGTGCAATTCTTGTCAATCAAGTCATTCAG GTTTCTGTGCATCCTAAAAGAAAGCGCGCCGAGTTTCTGGAGAACAGTGATAAAGGAGAAACTGCAAAAG TGCACCAAAAAGATTGTTGCGAAAGGAGGAACTTGGACACAATAAAGA GTAAAGACTATACAACAGATGTCCCACATGACACAAAATTAATGCTGGATATCAAGGATGTGCTTAGCGCAAAAACAATAGAGACAAAATCAAAGACTATGGTTGGCAAGGATGAGATAAACTTCATGACAAAATCAAAAAGAAAGCCAGCAGTTGTCAAAGAGGAGTTAACTAAAAAG GTGATAGATCATCAGAAGGATGTTACTCAAAAGGTGGCAAAGGCAAAGACAGTGCTTGCTAAGGATGAGCTAACTTTAACAGCGAAGACAAAAACAAAACCCGATGTTAACAAGAA TGAGTCAGCTGAAAAG GTCATAGATCATCATAAGCGAGGTGAGATGCGTCTTCTTACAGTTGCTGAGCTGAAGTGCTTCCTCAGTATAAAAAAAGCAAAAGTTGGAGGTACAAAGGAAGTGCTTATCCAAAGAGCAAATGAACTCCTTTCTTGA
- the LOC127304025 gene encoding uncharacterized protein isoform X6, whose protein sequence is MLAMFRNKVLVRAGPSSSSTPPPPFLLRQVSFSTDAPSVDIEILCCRLSRRHRLACLPQPPADALLVYQRCQSAAAAEAASEIAAAFLDASVGEEEEVVCSGALVAKAVECGLRCLMLERGWRFVGGSIFVDSTFAASEERTDLRALNVEVRSGLNDDYEFVVSPDAFRFTALKISDVASSSVMETFQRTEEVSLDGCSPLTACAILPTLQEGHVIGFSKLLPSGQSLDNFTELCSVKHGLEMNYSYHAAVKLTCGVSWEKQWLPSPLVLQGSGLQPALKSVRASKAMSSLQFFVELLTAWNFFGQNQFVVKEQLLVSCTTILPTWDKAISKLSVQTARTDNSEDLGLVHTSFMAKDQSLNLDFRTPKPAVFCSSSAKVHELPRCMDDDGTSNGTRSTNHFFPSQPIVLTSSSKSQVTLLKPSFSRSKRANENKTRCSSEQSYADSSNKTGLPKPSHRSSPKASHANPINSSSAILVNQVIQVSVHPKRKRAEFLENSDKGETAKVHQKDCCERRNLDTIKSKDYTTDVPHDTKLMLDIKDVLSAKTIETKSKTMVGKDEINFMTKSKRKPAVVKEELTKKVIDHQKDVTQKVAKAKTVLAKDELTLTAKTKTKPDVNKNESAEKAIDHQKDVTQKVAKAKTKPDVNKNESAEKVIDHHKRGEMRLLTVAELKCFLSIKKAKVGGTKEVLIQRANELLS, encoded by the exons ATGCTCGCCATGTTCCGCAACAAGGTCCTCGTGcgcgccggcccctcctcctcctccacaccaCCGCCGCCGTTCCTCCTCCGCCAGGTGTCCTTCTCCACCGACGCTCCATCCGTCGACATCGAAATCCTCTGCTGCAGGCTGTCCCGCCGCCACCGTCTCGCGTGCCTACCCCAGCCCCCAGCCGACGCCCTCCTAGTCTACCAG AGATGCCAGTCTGCTGCGGCCGCGGAGGCGGCCTCCGAAATCGCGGCAGCCTTCCTGGACGCGTCA GTtggtgaggaggaggaggtggtgtgtTCGGGCGCACTGGTTGCAAAAGCAGTTGAGTGTGGACTGCGATGTTTGATGCTCGAGCGTGGATGGAGGTTTGTTGGGGGGAGCATATTCGTCGACTCCACATTTGCTGCGAGCGAGGAGAGGACTGATCTGCGCGCGTTGAATGTG GAAGTCAGATCTGGACTAAATGATGATTACGAGTTTGTTGTCTCACCTGATGCATTTCGGTTTACTGCACTTAAG ATCTCTGATGTTGCTAGCTCCAGTGTGATGGAAACATTCCAACGCACTGAGGAAGTAAGTTTGGATGGTTGTAGCCCCCTGACAGCTTGTGCAATTCTTCCAACATTACAGGAAGGTCATGTGATAG GTTTTAGCAAATTACTTCCTTCAGGGCAGAGCTTGGACAACTTTACGGAGCTTTGCTCAGTTAAG CATGGTTTAGAGATGAACTATAGTTATCATGCAGCAGTCAAACTGACATGTGGAGTTTCCTGGGAGAAGCAATG GTTGCCCTCTCCATTAGTCCTCCAAGGTTCAGGGCTTCAACCTGCCCTAAAATCTGTTAGAGCATCAAAGGCAATGTCTTCCTTGCAGTTCTTTGTAGAATTGTTGACAG CTTGGAATTTCTTTGGTCAGAATCAATTTGtagttaag GAACAATTGCTAGTTAGCTGCACGACAATTCTGCCTACTTGGGACAAAGCCATAAGTAAATTGTCAGTGCAGACTGCAAGAACTGACAATTCAGAGGATCTTGGTTTAGTTCATACAAGTTTTATGGCCAAAGACCAATCACTGAATCTAG ATTTCCGCACCCCAAAACCAGCTGTCTTCTGCTCTTCGAGTGCCAAAGTTCACGAGCTTCCTCGGTGTATGGATGATGATGGCACTAGCAATGGCACCCGTTCCACCAACCATTTTTTTCCATCACAACCTATTGTCCTAACCAGTTCATCCAAGT CGCAAGTTACATTATTGAAGCCTTCATTCAGCAGAAGTAAACGAGCAAATGAAAACAAAACAAGGTGCTCTTCAG AACAATCTTATGCTGACAGTTCAAACAAAACTGGCCTACCAAAACCATCACACAGAAGTTCTCCTAAGGCAAGCCATGCTAACCCTATCAATTCATCAAGTGCAATTCTTGTCAATCAAGTCATTCAG GTTTCTGTGCATCCTAAAAGAAAGCGCGCCGAGTTTCTGGAGAACAGTGATAAAGGAGAAACTGCAAAAG TGCACCAAAAAGATTGTTGCGAAAGGAGGAACTTGGACACAATAAAGA GTAAAGACTATACAACAGATGTCCCACATGACACAAAATTAATGCTGGATATCAAGGATGTGCTTAGCGCAAAAACAATAGAGACAAAATCAAAGACTATGGTTGGCAAGGATGAGATAAACTTCATGACAAAATCAAAAAGAAAGCCAGCAGTTGTCAAAGAGGAGTTAACTAAAAAG GTGATAGATCATCAGAAGGATGTTACTCAAAAGGTGGCAAAGGCAAAGACAGTGCTTGCTAAGGATGAGCTAACTTTAACAGCGAAGACAAAAACAAAACCCGATGTTAACAAGAACGAGTCAGCTGAAAAGGCGATAGATCATCAGAAGGATGTTACTCAAAAGGTGGCAAAGGCAAAGACAAAACCTGATGTTAACAAAAATGAGTCAGCTGAAAAG GTCATAGATCATCATAAGCGAGGTGAGATGCGTCTTCTTACAGTTGCTGAGCTGAAGTGCTTCCTCAGTATAAAAAAAGCAAAAGTTGGAGGTACAAAGGAAGTGCTTATCCAAAGAGCAAATGAACTCCTTTCTTGA
- the LOC127304025 gene encoding uncharacterized protein isoform X2 has translation MCGEHGWEQSAGAGKPRPTHQSTRAQLAASVMQAWSHLVSSAVDLDASPLVLPCCYHGSHQGLHCYPILCAYGCPQRVLPVCLDLKQVQDNISTDSEGSGSCRALMLAMFRNKVLVRAGPSSSSTPPPPFLLRQVSFSTDAPSVDIEILCCRLSRRHRLACLPQPPADALLVYQRCQSAAAAEAASEIAAAFLDASVGEEEEVVCSGALVAKAVECGLRCLMLERGWRFVGGSIFVDSTFAASEERTDLRALNVEVRSGLNDDYEFVVSPDAFRFTALKISDVASSSVMETFQRTEEVSLDGCSPLTACAILPTLQEGHVIGFSKLLPSGQSLDNFTELCSHGLEMNYSYHAAVKLTCGVSWEKQWLPSPLVLQGSGLQPALKSVRASKAMSSLQFFVELLTAWNFFGQNQFVVKEQLLVSCTTILPTWDKAISKLSVQTARTDNSEDLGLVHTSFMAKDQSLNLDFRTPKPAVFCSSSAKVHELPRCMDDDGTSNGTRSTNHFFPSQPIVLTSSSKSQVTLLKPSFSRSKRANENKTRCSSEQSYADSSNKTGLPKPSHRSSPKASHANPINSSSAILVNQVIQVSVHPKRKRAEFLENSDKGETAKVHQKDCCERRNLDTIKSKDYTTDVPHDTKLMLDIKDVLSAKTIETKSKTMVGKDEINFMTKSKRKPAVVKEELTKKVIDHQKDVTQKVAKAKTVLAKDELTLTAKTKTKPDVNKNESAEKAIDHQKDVTQKVAKAKTKPDVNKNESAEKVIDHHKRGEMRLLTVAELKCFLSIKKAKVGGTKEVLIQRANELLS, from the exons ATGTGCGGGGAGCATGGATGGGAGCAAAGTGCGGGAGCAGGCAAGCCCCGTCCGACTCATCAGTCCACTCGCGCACAACTAGCGGCGTCCGTCATGCAAGCTTGGTCGCACTTGGTGTCCTCTGCCGTTGATCTTGATGCCTCCCCGCTTGTTCTCCCGTGCTGCTACCATGGATCTCATCAAG GTTTGCATTGTTATCCAATCCTTTGTGCCTATGGTTGCCCTCAACGTGTGCTACCTGTTTGCCTGGACTTGAAACAAGTACAAGATAACATCTCTACGG ATTCAGAAGGTTCTGGGAGTTGTCGCGCACTCATGCTCGCCATGTTCCGCAACAAGGTCCTCGTGcgcgccggcccctcctcctcctccacaccaCCGCCGCCGTTCCTCCTCCGCCAGGTGTCCTTCTCCACCGACGCTCCATCCGTCGACATCGAAATCCTCTGCTGCAGGCTGTCCCGCCGCCACCGTCTCGCGTGCCTACCCCAGCCCCCAGCCGACGCCCTCCTAGTCTACCAG AGATGCCAGTCTGCTGCGGCCGCGGAGGCGGCCTCCGAAATCGCGGCAGCCTTCCTGGACGCGTCA GTtggtgaggaggaggaggtggtgtgtTCGGGCGCACTGGTTGCAAAAGCAGTTGAGTGTGGACTGCGATGTTTGATGCTCGAGCGTGGATGGAGGTTTGTTGGGGGGAGCATATTCGTCGACTCCACATTTGCTGCGAGCGAGGAGAGGACTGATCTGCGCGCGTTGAATGTG GAAGTCAGATCTGGACTAAATGATGATTACGAGTTTGTTGTCTCACCTGATGCATTTCGGTTTACTGCACTTAAG ATCTCTGATGTTGCTAGCTCCAGTGTGATGGAAACATTCCAACGCACTGAGGAAGTAAGTTTGGATGGTTGTAGCCCCCTGACAGCTTGTGCAATTCTTCCAACATTACAGGAAGGTCATGTGATAG GTTTTAGCAAATTACTTCCTTCAGGGCAGAGCTTGGACAACTTTACGGAGCTTTGCTCA CATGGTTTAGAGATGAACTATAGTTATCATGCAGCAGTCAAACTGACATGTGGAGTTTCCTGGGAGAAGCAATG GTTGCCCTCTCCATTAGTCCTCCAAGGTTCAGGGCTTCAACCTGCCCTAAAATCTGTTAGAGCATCAAAGGCAATGTCTTCCTTGCAGTTCTTTGTAGAATTGTTGACAG CTTGGAATTTCTTTGGTCAGAATCAATTTGtagttaag GAACAATTGCTAGTTAGCTGCACGACAATTCTGCCTACTTGGGACAAAGCCATAAGTAAATTGTCAGTGCAGACTGCAAGAACTGACAATTCAGAGGATCTTGGTTTAGTTCATACAAGTTTTATGGCCAAAGACCAATCACTGAATCTAG ATTTCCGCACCCCAAAACCAGCTGTCTTCTGCTCTTCGAGTGCCAAAGTTCACGAGCTTCCTCGGTGTATGGATGATGATGGCACTAGCAATGGCACCCGTTCCACCAACCATTTTTTTCCATCACAACCTATTGTCCTAACCAGTTCATCCAAGT CGCAAGTTACATTATTGAAGCCTTCATTCAGCAGAAGTAAACGAGCAAATGAAAACAAAACAAGGTGCTCTTCAG AACAATCTTATGCTGACAGTTCAAACAAAACTGGCCTACCAAAACCATCACACAGAAGTTCTCCTAAGGCAAGCCATGCTAACCCTATCAATTCATCAAGTGCAATTCTTGTCAATCAAGTCATTCAG GTTTCTGTGCATCCTAAAAGAAAGCGCGCCGAGTTTCTGGAGAACAGTGATAAAGGAGAAACTGCAAAAG TGCACCAAAAAGATTGTTGCGAAAGGAGGAACTTGGACACAATAAAGA GTAAAGACTATACAACAGATGTCCCACATGACACAAAATTAATGCTGGATATCAAGGATGTGCTTAGCGCAAAAACAATAGAGACAAAATCAAAGACTATGGTTGGCAAGGATGAGATAAACTTCATGACAAAATCAAAAAGAAAGCCAGCAGTTGTCAAAGAGGAGTTAACTAAAAAG GTGATAGATCATCAGAAGGATGTTACTCAAAAGGTGGCAAAGGCAAAGACAGTGCTTGCTAAGGATGAGCTAACTTTAACAGCGAAGACAAAAACAAAACCCGATGTTAACAAGAACGAGTCAGCTGAAAAGGCGATAGATCATCAGAAGGATGTTACTCAAAAGGTGGCAAAGGCAAAGACAAAACCTGATGTTAACAAAAATGAGTCAGCTGAAAAG GTCATAGATCATCATAAGCGAGGTGAGATGCGTCTTCTTACAGTTGCTGAGCTGAAGTGCTTCCTCAGTATAAAAAAAGCAAAAGTTGGAGGTACAAAGGAAGTGCTTATCCAAAGAGCAAATGAACTCCTTTCTTGA
- the LOC127304025 gene encoding uncharacterized protein isoform X4: MCGEHGWEQSAGAGKPRPTHQSTRAQLAASVMQAWSHLVSSAVDLDASPLVLPCCYHGSHQGLHCYPILCAYGCPQRVLPVCLDLKQVQDNISTDSEGSGSCRALMLAMFRNKVLVRAGPSSSSTPPPPFLLRQVSFSTDAPSVDIEILCCRLSRRHRLACLPQPPADALLVYQRCQSAAAAEAASEIAAAFLDASVGEEEEVVCSGALVAKAVECGLRCLMLERGWRFVGGSIFVDSTFAASEERTDLRALNVEVRSGLNDDYEFVVSPDAFRFTALKISDVASSSVMETFQRTEEVSLDGCSPLTACAILPTLQEGHVIGFSKLLPSGQSLDNFTELCSVKHGLEMNYSYHAAVKLTCGVSWEKQWLPSPLVLQGSGLQPALKSVRASKAMSSLQFFVELLTAWNFFGQNQFVVKEQLLVSCTTILPTWDKAISKLSVQTARTDNSEDLGLVHTSFMAKDQSLNLDFRTPKPAVFCSSSAKVHELPRCMDDDGTSNGTRSTNHFFPSQPIVLTSSSKSQVTLLKPSFSRSKRANENKTRCSSEQSYADSSNKTGLPKPSHRSSPKASHANPINSSSAILVNQVIQVSVHPKRKRAEFLENSDKGETAKVHQKDCCERRNLDTIKSKDYTTDVPHDTKLMLDIKDVLSAKTIETKSKTMVGKDEINFMTKSKRKPAVVKEELTKKVIDHQKDVTQKVAKAKTVLAKDELTLTAKTKTKPDVNKNESAEKVIDHHKRGEMRLLTVAELKCFLSIKKAKVGGTKEVLIQRANELLS, encoded by the exons ATGTGCGGGGAGCATGGATGGGAGCAAAGTGCGGGAGCAGGCAAGCCCCGTCCGACTCATCAGTCCACTCGCGCACAACTAGCGGCGTCCGTCATGCAAGCTTGGTCGCACTTGGTGTCCTCTGCCGTTGATCTTGATGCCTCCCCGCTTGTTCTCCCGTGCTGCTACCATGGATCTCATCAAG GTTTGCATTGTTATCCAATCCTTTGTGCCTATGGTTGCCCTCAACGTGTGCTACCTGTTTGCCTGGACTTGAAACAAGTACAAGATAACATCTCTACGG ATTCAGAAGGTTCTGGGAGTTGTCGCGCACTCATGCTCGCCATGTTCCGCAACAAGGTCCTCGTGcgcgccggcccctcctcctcctccacaccaCCGCCGCCGTTCCTCCTCCGCCAGGTGTCCTTCTCCACCGACGCTCCATCCGTCGACATCGAAATCCTCTGCTGCAGGCTGTCCCGCCGCCACCGTCTCGCGTGCCTACCCCAGCCCCCAGCCGACGCCCTCCTAGTCTACCAG AGATGCCAGTCTGCTGCGGCCGCGGAGGCGGCCTCCGAAATCGCGGCAGCCTTCCTGGACGCGTCA GTtggtgaggaggaggaggtggtgtgtTCGGGCGCACTGGTTGCAAAAGCAGTTGAGTGTGGACTGCGATGTTTGATGCTCGAGCGTGGATGGAGGTTTGTTGGGGGGAGCATATTCGTCGACTCCACATTTGCTGCGAGCGAGGAGAGGACTGATCTGCGCGCGTTGAATGTG GAAGTCAGATCTGGACTAAATGATGATTACGAGTTTGTTGTCTCACCTGATGCATTTCGGTTTACTGCACTTAAG ATCTCTGATGTTGCTAGCTCCAGTGTGATGGAAACATTCCAACGCACTGAGGAAGTAAGTTTGGATGGTTGTAGCCCCCTGACAGCTTGTGCAATTCTTCCAACATTACAGGAAGGTCATGTGATAG GTTTTAGCAAATTACTTCCTTCAGGGCAGAGCTTGGACAACTTTACGGAGCTTTGCTCAGTTAAG CATGGTTTAGAGATGAACTATAGTTATCATGCAGCAGTCAAACTGACATGTGGAGTTTCCTGGGAGAAGCAATG GTTGCCCTCTCCATTAGTCCTCCAAGGTTCAGGGCTTCAACCTGCCCTAAAATCTGTTAGAGCATCAAAGGCAATGTCTTCCTTGCAGTTCTTTGTAGAATTGTTGACAG CTTGGAATTTCTTTGGTCAGAATCAATTTGtagttaag GAACAATTGCTAGTTAGCTGCACGACAATTCTGCCTACTTGGGACAAAGCCATAAGTAAATTGTCAGTGCAGACTGCAAGAACTGACAATTCAGAGGATCTTGGTTTAGTTCATACAAGTTTTATGGCCAAAGACCAATCACTGAATCTAG ATTTCCGCACCCCAAAACCAGCTGTCTTCTGCTCTTCGAGTGCCAAAGTTCACGAGCTTCCTCGGTGTATGGATGATGATGGCACTAGCAATGGCACCCGTTCCACCAACCATTTTTTTCCATCACAACCTATTGTCCTAACCAGTTCATCCAAGT CGCAAGTTACATTATTGAAGCCTTCATTCAGCAGAAGTAAACGAGCAAATGAAAACAAAACAAGGTGCTCTTCAG AACAATCTTATGCTGACAGTTCAAACAAAACTGGCCTACCAAAACCATCACACAGAAGTTCTCCTAAGGCAAGCCATGCTAACCCTATCAATTCATCAAGTGCAATTCTTGTCAATCAAGTCATTCAG GTTTCTGTGCATCCTAAAAGAAAGCGCGCCGAGTTTCTGGAGAACAGTGATAAAGGAGAAACTGCAAAAG TGCACCAAAAAGATTGTTGCGAAAGGAGGAACTTGGACACAATAAAGA GTAAAGACTATACAACAGATGTCCCACATGACACAAAATTAATGCTGGATATCAAGGATGTGCTTAGCGCAAAAACAATAGAGACAAAATCAAAGACTATGGTTGGCAAGGATGAGATAAACTTCATGACAAAATCAAAAAGAAAGCCAGCAGTTGTCAAAGAGGAGTTAACTAAAAAG GTGATAGATCATCAGAAGGATGTTACTCAAAAGGTGGCAAAGGCAAAGACAGTGCTTGCTAAGGATGAGCTAACTTTAACAGCGAAGACAAAAACAAAACCCGATGTTAACAA AAATGAGTCAGCTGAAAAG GTCATAGATCATCATAAGCGAGGTGAGATGCGTCTTCTTACAGTTGCTGAGCTGAAGTGCTTCCTCAGTATAAAAAAAGCAAAAGTTGGAGGTACAAAGGAAGTGCTTATCCAAAGAGCAAATGAACTCCTTTCTTGA